The Bombus pascuorum chromosome 11, iyBomPasc1.1, whole genome shotgun sequence genome has a window encoding:
- the LOC132911958 gene encoding BEACH domain-containing protein lvsF-like, translating into MLEPLIVLTVLNCFFMFSSTVTTCALWWQYRTHRCCFKKDPMSQSTRWNPSKSKNNPSKNNNSSKNNNSSKNSNPSKKPVHSKQDNLVNSVSRSKSNSTMNRENKNRKNSKHKLKSKYLSRSKTPSDERLSSMEMIGNWELEDRARMSEASQTTNDPKSAVVMEYSTVQKIVQILDNDADLIATKMAMKDLNAKQNVEEKKVPISNLMESQFDHQSISEYTPQEQYN; encoded by the exons ATGCTGGAACCACTGATCGTACTGACAgtattaaattgtttcttcATGTTCAGCTCCACTGTCACAACTTGCGCGTTATG GTGGCAATATCGAACTCATCGGTGCTGTTTCAAGAAAGATCCCATGTCACAGAGCACCAGGTGGAATCCGTCCAAGTCGAAGAATAATCCGTCAAAGAACAACAATTCGTCAAAGAACAATAATTCGTCGAAAAACAGTAATCCGTCGAAAAAACCTGTACACTCGAAACAGGATAACCTTGTAAATTCGGTCAGTCGCAGCAAATCGAATTCAACGATGAACCGTGAGAATAAGAACAGGAAGAACTCGAAGCACAAATTGAAATCGAAGTATCTGTCGAGGAGCAAGACACCTAGCGACGAACGACTGTCATCCAT GGAAATGATAGGAAACTGGGAGCTGGAAGATAGAGCGAGAATGTCAGAGGCGTCGCAGACTACGAACGACCCAAAGTCGGCGGTGGTGATGGAATATTCAACGGTACAAAAGATCGTCCAGATTTTAGACAATGACGCGGATCTTATCGCCACGAAAATGGCCATGAAAGATCTTAATGCTAAGCAAAACGtggaagagaagaaagtaCCGATTTCGAATCTGATGGAATCGCAATTTGATCATCAATCTATATCTGAATACACGCCTCAAGAACAgtataattga
- the LOC132912070 gene encoding uncharacterized protein LOC132912070 — MYACPPMPPVPCPPECPPSKPKYDPSARYYREIGTAVIGNHLIIRMEREKGKSKKLKGWDPPCDCDVIEIQRPTSTQGPKILKGTDNNRILFRVESKNAAAKIDEEDTKPQAISYEVGQCRGGPNTNNQCRTFTIYPVLDGSDAQEVHTDRVTEGNENVFMLKVKKKGISVDEPRRNVELELRTPKPPTPPAPPPEEPIHRQPTRNVDFTQDENDTATTMSKTKLRKIKKRGKRGKK, encoded by the exons ATGTATGCCTGCCCGCCTATGCCTCCTGTACCCTGCCCACCGGAATGTCCACCCTCGAAACCGAAATACGATCCTTCTGCGAGATATTACCGAGAAATCGGGACTGCGGTGATCGGAAATCATTTGATAATTCGtatggaaagagaaaagggaaaatCGAAGAAGTTGAAAGGTTGGGATCCTCCGTGCGATTGTGACGTGATAGAAATACAGAGGCCGACGAGCACCCAAGGGCCGAAAATATTGAAGGGGACTGACAACAATCGGATCCTGTTCCGTGTCGAGTCGAAGAACGCCGCCGCGAAAATAGACGAGGAAGATACCAAGCCTCAAGCCATTTCTTACGAG GTTGGCCAATGTAGAGGAGGTCCGAACACGAATAATCAGTGCAGGACGTTCACTATTTACCCCGTTCTCGATGGTTCCGATGCCCAGGAAGTCCATACGGATCGCGTGACCGAAGGAAACGAGAACGTGTTCATGTTAAAAGTGAAAAAGAAGGGTATTTCCGTTGATGAACCGAGAAGAAACGTAGAACTCGAGTTGAGAACGCCTAAACCACCGACACCACCGGCACCACCTCCGGAAGAACCGATACATCGACAACCGACCCGAAACGTTGATTTTACGCAAGACGAAAATGATACAGCGACGACGATgtcaaaaacaaaattaagaaaaattaaaaaacgagGGAAGAGgggaaagaaataa
- the LOC132911957 gene encoding uncharacterized protein LOC132911957 gives MMLATYKCGCPPSDKKPPCPPCCESSAVGRRVAKHRSPADYPESICSLRPVASKPKIEKPPPCCPTMPSDSKEFQRPHKLRSEIAEKGLPYKEMEVTINDNRLVIRTQKEEVKQQYDPPCDCVEESRPVAMDEIDQPPAAGGRTVTLYPRLKKSEEKVTEKVCDQEETTDKTAKAENPNIFIFKVKKKSNNGDRAFNIDLEFKTPRPWSMKKIAEYETMLTKPVEKTPTEETDTKMSISRKRKKKK, from the coding sequence atgatgcTGGCAACTTACAAATGTGGATGTCCCCCGTCGGATAAGAAGCCACCGTGTCCACCCTGTTGCGAATCCTCCGCTGTTGGAAGAAGAGTGGCCAAGCATAGAAGTCCTGCAGATTATCCCGAGAGTATCTGTTCGTTGAGACCCGTTGCTTCCAAACCGAAAATCGAAAAACCTCCACCGTGTTGTCCCACGATGCCGTCTGATTCCAAAGAGTTTCAGAGACCTCATAAACTTCGTTCAGAGATCGCGGAGAAGGGATTGCCTTACAAGGAGATGGAAGTTACTATCAATGATAACAGATTGGTGATTAGAACTCAGAAAGAGGAGGTGAAACAGCAATACGATCCTCCGTGCGATTGCGTCGAGGAGTCTCGGCCTGTTGCGATGGACGAAATTGATCAACCTCCGGCTGCAGGAGGTAGAACGGTTACTTTGTATCCTCGACTGAAGAAATCTGAAGAGAAAGTGACGGAAAAAGTGTGCGATCAGGAAGAAACTACCGACAAGACCGCCAAGGCGGAAAATccgaatatatttatattcaaagtGAAGAAGAAGAGTAACAACGGTGACAGGGCGTTTAATATCGATTTGGAGTTTAAGACGCCAAGACCTTGGTCGATGAAGAAGATAGCCGAGTACGAGACGATGTTGACGAAACCTGTGGAGAAGACTCCCACGGAGGAAACAGATACGAAGATGAGTATTTcgaggaagaggaaaaagaagaagtga
- the LOC132911874 gene encoding zinc finger protein 677-like, protein MTGICLPTRVGITYPPWIDIRKMQIYNVLHTSYDIRGNLHAETMDRAAVQMLQQQVEKPKKLRTRRFKCNQCNVAFSNNGQLKGHIRIHTGERPFKCDVENCGKAFTRNEELTRHKRIHTGLRPHACLVCGKSFGRKDHLKKHMRTHENRDYRLSAAALGMFTPGHILSSQGLIFPHYNFPT, encoded by the exons ATGACGGGTATCTGTTTACCAACACGGGTGGGAATAACCTATCCACCCTGGATAGATATTAGAAAAATGCAGATTTATAACGTGCTTCATACCTCGTACGATATTCGAGGCAATCTCCATGCAGAGACTATGGATCGTGCCGCCGTTCAGATGTTACAACAGCAAGTGGAAAAACCGAAGAAATTACGCACCAGGAGATTTAAATGCAATCAATGTAACGTCGCGTTCAGCAACAACGGGCAGCTCAAGGGACACATCAGAATACATACTG GAGAAAGACCATTTAAGTGTGACGTGGAAAATTGTGGTAAAGCATTTACAAGAAACGAGGAGCTAACGAGACACAAGAGGATTCATACCGGACTTCGACCACACGCGTGTCTCGTTTGCGGAAAAAGCTTCGGAAGAAAGGATCATCTGAAGAAACACATGAGAACACACGAAAATCGAGATTACAGATTATCGGCGGCTGCATTGGGAATGTTTACACCGGGTCATATTCTGTCGTCACAAGGACTTATATTtccacattataattttccaacaTGA
- the LOC132911997 gene encoding zinc finger protein 423 isoform X2: MLSCKAQGCLSNENTKIDGKDILLFCFPQEIDRRNEWFKNCQLNENTESDKMLYLCELHFDKTCFTDSMELIPNAVPTIFSKLDGQRKRKIEDEPRCTSPSIPSIKQKKLDSDSHSPVTPPQSPSTQLANNDKINGKEKMDICSDHEVSLNESVDIKPELYQKVAIEKKLYRLTIQIDKIYGKPCPKSKKLRMLAQLTKGSQRFSENMYNINQRNQSLEKVRKKEICKEGGCKLKKSIYDSKPAFQCEYCDKYYVMKQSDDQMERNICTMCHQTFSSSQSLYLHTKTHFVCDMCQTECSSQVTYDKHIRLHVSTDPLHPYKCHQCTETFELKEDVRQHYLIVHPTIQLQNAILQVTAPCLTQQISQREHRCISCNITFRNEQAYRNHINSHKKKEGLRCNIGDSTNNVFPVPNPLTGSQIGILRAVKFSCRVCSMEFDNVGEVDKHTRTHLENDSEEEHKCNICKKLFKTSIQLNEHLKYHLSRAHSCPCP, from the exons ATGTTATCTTGCAAAGCACAAGGTTGtctttcaaatgaaaatacgaaaattgacggtaaagatattttactattttgttTTCCTCAAGAAATTGA tCGAAGGAACGAATGGTTTAAGAACTGtcaattgaatgaaaataccGAAAGTGATAAGATGCTCTACCTCTGTGAATTGCACTTtgataaaacatgttttaccGATTCAATGGAATTAATTCCTAATGCAGTCCCAACTATTTTTAGCAAATTAGATG GCCAAAGGAAACGTAAAATCGAAGATGAACCCAGATGTACGTCACCTTCAATTCCATCAATAAAGCAGAAAAAATTGGATAGCGATTCTCATAGCCCGGTGACTCCGCCACAAAGTCCTTCTACTCAATTAGCAaat aacgataaaataaatggaaaagagaaaatggaCATATGTTCTGACCATGAGGTATCGTTAAATGAATCTGTTGATATAAAACCAGAATTGTATCAGAAAGTGGCAATAGAAAAGAAGCTGTATCGTTTAACAAtacaaatagataaaatatatggGAAGCCATGTCCAAAATCAAAAAAACTGAGAATGCTGGCACAGCTAACAAAAGGAAGCCAACGATTCTCAgagaatatgtataatattaatcaaaGAAATCAGTCTCTAGAAAAAGTtaggaaaaaggaaatttgtaAAGAAGGTGGatgtaaattgaaaaagtCAATTTATGATTCAAAGCCAGCATTTCAATGTGAATACTGtgataaatattacgtaatgaaacAAAGCGATGACCAAATGGAGAGAAATATCTGTACCATGTGTCATCAAACTTTTTCATCTTCGCAATCTCTATATCTTCATACTAAAACTCATTTTGTATGTGATATGTGCCAAACAGAATGTAGCTCGCAAGTGACTTATGATAAGCATATAAGATTACATGTCAGTACCGATCCATTGCATCCATATAAGTGTCATCAGTGTACAGAAACGTTTGAACTAAAGGAAGATGTGAGGCAACATTATCTAATCGTTCATCCTACTATACAATTACAAAACGCAATTCTGCAAGTGACTGCACCATGTTTGACACAGCAAATATCTCAAAGAGAACATCGTTGTATTAGTTGTAACATTACATTTAGAAATGAACAAGCCTACAG gaatCATATAAATTCccataaaaagaaagagggacTAAGGTGCAACATTGGTGATAGTACCAACAATGTATTTCCAGTACCTAATCCGTTAACTGGTAGCCAAATAGGTATTCTTCGAGCTGTAAAATTCAGTTGTAGAGTATGTTCAATGGAATTTGATAACGTCGGTGAAGTTGATAAACATACTAGAACTCATTTGGAAAATGATAGTGAGGAAGAGCACAAGTGTAATATCTGtaaaaaactatttaaaaCGAGCATACAACTCAACGAACATTTAAAGTACCACCTGTCCCGTGCACATTCTTGTCCC TGTCCATAA
- the LOC132911997 gene encoding PR domain zinc finger protein 5 isoform X1, producing MLSCKAQGCLSNENTKIDGKDILLFCFPQEIDRRNEWFKNCQLNENTESDKMLYLCELHFDKTCFTDSMELIPNAVPTIFSKLDGQRKRKIEDEPRCTSPSIPSIKQKKLDSDSHSPVTPPQSPSTQLANNDKINGKEKMDICSDHEVSLNESVDIKPELYQKVAIEKKLYRLTIQIDKIYGKPCPKSKKLRMLAQLTKGSQRFSENMYNINQRNQSLEKVRKKEICKEGGCKLKKSIYDSKPAFQCEYCDKYYVMKQSDDQMERNICTMCHQTFSSSQSLYLHTKTHFVCDMCQTECSSQVTYDKHIRLHVSTDPLHPYKCHQCTETFELKEDVRQHYLIVHPTIQLQNAILQVTAPCLTQQISQREHRCISCNITFRNEQAYRNHINSHKKKEGLRCNIGDSTNNVFPVPNPLTGSQIGILRAVKFSCRVCSMEFDNVGEVDKHTRTHLENDSEEEHKCNICKKLFKTSIQLNEHLKYHLSRAHSCPVCSKTFINRTTLKIHLKTHGES from the exons ATGTTATCTTGCAAAGCACAAGGTTGtctttcaaatgaaaatacgaaaattgacggtaaagatattttactattttgttTTCCTCAAGAAATTGA tCGAAGGAACGAATGGTTTAAGAACTGtcaattgaatgaaaataccGAAAGTGATAAGATGCTCTACCTCTGTGAATTGCACTTtgataaaacatgttttaccGATTCAATGGAATTAATTCCTAATGCAGTCCCAACTATTTTTAGCAAATTAGATG GCCAAAGGAAACGTAAAATCGAAGATGAACCCAGATGTACGTCACCTTCAATTCCATCAATAAAGCAGAAAAAATTGGATAGCGATTCTCATAGCCCGGTGACTCCGCCACAAAGTCCTTCTACTCAATTAGCAaat aacgataaaataaatggaaaagagaaaatggaCATATGTTCTGACCATGAGGTATCGTTAAATGAATCTGTTGATATAAAACCAGAATTGTATCAGAAAGTGGCAATAGAAAAGAAGCTGTATCGTTTAACAAtacaaatagataaaatatatggGAAGCCATGTCCAAAATCAAAAAAACTGAGAATGCTGGCACAGCTAACAAAAGGAAGCCAACGATTCTCAgagaatatgtataatattaatcaaaGAAATCAGTCTCTAGAAAAAGTtaggaaaaaggaaatttgtaAAGAAGGTGGatgtaaattgaaaaagtCAATTTATGATTCAAAGCCAGCATTTCAATGTGAATACTGtgataaatattacgtaatgaaacAAAGCGATGACCAAATGGAGAGAAATATCTGTACCATGTGTCATCAAACTTTTTCATCTTCGCAATCTCTATATCTTCATACTAAAACTCATTTTGTATGTGATATGTGCCAAACAGAATGTAGCTCGCAAGTGACTTATGATAAGCATATAAGATTACATGTCAGTACCGATCCATTGCATCCATATAAGTGTCATCAGTGTACAGAAACGTTTGAACTAAAGGAAGATGTGAGGCAACATTATCTAATCGTTCATCCTACTATACAATTACAAAACGCAATTCTGCAAGTGACTGCACCATGTTTGACACAGCAAATATCTCAAAGAGAACATCGTTGTATTAGTTGTAACATTACATTTAGAAATGAACAAGCCTACAG gaatCATATAAATTCccataaaaagaaagagggacTAAGGTGCAACATTGGTGATAGTACCAACAATGTATTTCCAGTACCTAATCCGTTAACTGGTAGCCAAATAGGTATTCTTCGAGCTGTAAAATTCAGTTGTAGAGTATGTTCAATGGAATTTGATAACGTCGGTGAAGTTGATAAACATACTAGAACTCATTTGGAAAATGATAGTGAGGAAGAGCACAAGTGTAATATCTGtaaaaaactatttaaaaCGAGCATACAACTCAACGAACATTTAAAGTACCACCTGTCCCGTGCACATTCTTGTCCCGTATGTTCCAAAACTTTTATTAACAGAACTAccttaaaaatacatttaaaaacgCATGGTGAATCGTAA
- the LOC132911996 gene encoding uncharacterized protein LOC132911996: protein MINESFYKNVFLLMQVVPATYECTIHFKKGMFDKPNTAGFIHISHYLLSVHNAKRFKKMVTWPILNKMDEKRYRMEIREYFAVLANENPDINFPSVLMSHLLQAGGKRILTLMWKISEISLKAYISRTCQIELLQAPNIGDGKHIVQTYFTIKNIEKDNTIFKHHESTKLGLKSFEQYMRCNAIELIKVQTAIFEVKSNIEKLILKLPVNSLIAKRLIDIDDTEIINSWKRSVAQNIKFLNQKYLKLKKLETFSSTLQNLISNLCVNCIFLDGRNLQKINSETLSLYSSNNIQLGNGLYIKGCLVFKILLSIFDQMLKQIKYYLKVDKSSDLLNCDKEIIQHCKRVKSLEESFEELTKQVSNNLYDVQHSLQKKTINYTLDEDMLNFVGLDTILNSPELNLSTEYIWEEKIANQILVSPIKGKYKYLFKRHKCNIPFRTSTRYQVNDSLESVTSSCESPQKQLVYKATSLNRLNISPKYSRLFSTSDRKKNYLKNNNAASTPNRSIIPKQSSIQIPNTQVVNIDAAIKDIFDLSCKIADVVVSISKS from the exons ATGATTAATGaatcgttttataaaaatgtatttttacttATGCAAGTTGTACCCGCAACCTATGAGTGTACAATACACTTTAAAAAG GGAATGTTTGACAAACCAAATACCGCAGGTTTTATTCACATTTCTCATTATCTCTTATCTGTGCATAATGcaaaacgatttaaaaaaatggttACATGGCCAATTCTGAATAAGATGGATGAGAAAAGATACCGTATGGAAATAAGAGAATATTTTGCAGTTTTAGCAAATGAGAATCcagatataaattttccatcaGTGCTTATGTCTCATTTGCTACAAGCAGGGGGAAAAAGGATTTTAACTCTTATGTGgaaaatatcagaaattaGCTTAAAAGCTTACATTAGTAGaacat gtcaaattgaattattacaaGCTCCTAATATCGGTGATGGTAAGCACATAGTTCAAACATATTTtaccattaaaaatatagagaaggataatactatttttaaaCATCATGAAAGCACAAAATTAGGTTTGAAATCCTTTGAACAGTACATGcg GTGTAACGCTATTGAGTTAATAAAAGTACAGACTGCTATTTTTGAAGTAAAAAGTAACATAGAGAAATTAATACTTAAGCTTCCAGTAAATTCATTAATTGCAAAGCGATTAATAGATATTGATGatacagaaattataaatt caTGGAAGAGGAGTGTTgctcaaaatattaaatttttaaaccaaaaatatttaaagcttAAAAAGCTAGAGACTTTTAGTAGcacattacaaaatttaatttcgaatttatgTGTAAACTGCATATTTCTTGATGGGAGAAatcttcaaaaaataaatagtgaAACACTTTCGCTGTATTCAAGTAACAATATTcag CTTGGTAATGgattatatataaaaggaTGTTTAGTATTTAAAATCCTATTATCAATATTTGATCAAATgctaaaacaaataaaatattatttaaaagtggATAAGTCAtcagatttattaaattgtgataaagaaataatacagCACTGTAAAAGAGTTAAATCTCTAGAAGAATCATTTGAAGAACTTACGAAACAAGTTTCTAATAACTTATATGATGTACAACATAGTTTACAAAAaaaaactataaattatacattagaTGAAGATATGTTAAATTTTGTGGGTTTAGacacaattttaaattcaccAGAACTTAATTTATCTACTGAATATATATGGGAAGAAAAGATAGCAAATCAAATATTGGTCTCTCCAATAAAAG ggaaatataaatacttgtTTAAAAGACACAAATGCAATATTCCGTTTCGAACATCAACAAGATATCAAGTTAATGATAGCCTAGAGAGTGTCACATCAAGCTGCGAATCTCCGCAAAAACAATTAGTATACAAAGCAACCTCTCTTAATAGACTCAATATTTCTCCAAAATATTCTAGATTATTTTCCACTagtgatagaaaaaaaaattatttgaaaa ATAATAATGCAGCATCTACTCCAAATAGAAGCATAATACCAAAACAATCTAGCATTCAAATTCCAAACACACAAGTGGTAAACATAGATGCTGcgattaaagatatttttgatCTTTCTTGTAAAATTGCGGATGTTGTAGTTTCCATATCTAAATCTTAA